The Verrucomicrobium spinosum DSM 4136 = JCM 18804 genome includes a region encoding these proteins:
- a CDS encoding SanA/YdcF family protein, translated as MRQDEDEAAAHSHVGHPGIHQPTFGERLRREIAWVDAFIRRWLARLMILSVHALLIVGGCYGIVWALSHKQVYRSVDDIPVRYVGLVLGCVKKVGPHDNAFFNARVDAAAKLLEAGKVQFLLVSGDNNRDGQNEPQDMKDALIAKGIPADRIYCDYSGFRTLDSVVRARQIFGQRDMTIISQNFHNERALYMARRFGLPDSVAFNAEDADPQWMFKMYLREIGARVMAVLDVEVLNTKPRELGDKVNIGPKWPPVDVPRN; from the coding sequence ATGCGTCAAGACGAGGACGAAGCCGCCGCCCACTCTCATGTCGGCCACCCTGGGATCCACCAGCCCACCTTTGGCGAACGCCTGAGGAGGGAGATCGCGTGGGTTGACGCCTTTATCCGACGCTGGCTGGCGCGGCTCATGATCCTGAGCGTGCACGCACTGCTCATCGTCGGGGGTTGCTACGGCATCGTCTGGGCGCTTTCGCACAAGCAGGTGTATCGCTCGGTGGATGACATCCCTGTGCGCTACGTGGGGCTGGTTCTGGGGTGCGTGAAGAAAGTGGGCCCGCATGACAACGCCTTCTTCAATGCCCGGGTGGATGCCGCAGCCAAACTCCTGGAGGCGGGCAAGGTGCAGTTCCTCCTGGTGAGCGGCGACAACAACCGGGACGGCCAGAATGAGCCGCAAGACATGAAGGATGCCCTCATCGCCAAAGGTATTCCCGCAGATCGCATCTACTGCGATTACTCGGGTTTCCGCACGCTCGACAGCGTGGTGCGCGCCCGGCAGATCTTTGGCCAGCGGGACATGACGATCATCTCCCAGAATTTTCACAACGAGCGAGCCCTCTACATGGCCCGCCGCTTTGGCCTGCCCGACAGCGTGGCCTTCAATGCGGAAGACGCGGATCCCCAGTGGATGTTCAAGATGTACCTGCGCGAGATCGGTGCCCGCGTCATGGCCGTACTGGACGTGGAGGTGCTCAACACCAAGCCGAGGGAGCTTGGCGACAAGGTGAACATCGGCCCCAAATGGCCACCTGTGGATGTGCCAAGAAATTGA
- the dtd gene encoding D-aminoacyl-tRNA deacylase, with product MRALIQRVSEASVTIEGTVTARIGTGYLVLLGVEDEDHAEDAIWLATKISKMRLFSDAEGKMNAALDEVGGDVLVVSQFTLHAATKKGNRPSYIRAARPEKAIPLYERFVHELETATGKKVPTGVFGADMKVALVNDGPVTIWMDSKLKE from the coding sequence ATGCGGGCATTGATTCAACGGGTTTCGGAAGCGAGTGTGACCATCGAAGGCACGGTGACAGCCAGGATCGGCACAGGGTACCTCGTGCTGCTGGGCGTCGAGGACGAGGATCACGCCGAAGACGCCATCTGGCTGGCCACCAAGATCTCCAAGATGCGCCTCTTCTCCGATGCCGAGGGCAAAATGAACGCCGCCCTCGATGAAGTAGGCGGTGATGTGCTGGTGGTGAGCCAGTTCACCCTCCACGCCGCCACCAAGAAAGGCAACCGTCCCAGCTACATCCGCGCCGCCCGACCCGAAAAGGCCATCCCTCTCTACGAACGTTTTGTCCACGAGCTGGAAACTGCCACCGGTAAAAAAGTCCCCACCGGCGTCTTCGGGGCGGACATGAAGGTGGCGTTGGTGAATGATGGGCCCGTGACGATTTGGATGGATTCGAAGCTCAAAGAATAG
- a CDS encoding transposase produces the protein MASPRFYADTATGSACYHCVSRVVGRQRVLDDEAKDEFVRLMRAYETFCQVRILSYVVMTDHFHVLVEVKSRPVGAEARDFTDEWLIKQLRLIYAKPYVEDLAKQLAALRSQSRKGGRQADELKEKYLGRMWDVSQFMKELKQRFSLWFNKRNGRRGTLWEERFASVLVEDKAQALSVLSAYLDLNPVRAGLVNDPADYTWCNYAEAGSGNRKALSALAKVTGLQTVDGGSRLPSAAKILHAYDPLLVPDEPEPSSGQAKKRTLNQSKKAAKAPVTEGGEESPKRRGRQTQPKLSLQEGLRHQVRYFSRGVVVGSEAFVEEYFQSHRDRFQSDRKSGARPMKEADFGDLKSMRALRTGVVRGDQ, from the coding sequence ATGGCTTCTCCACGCTTCTACGCCGACACTGCCACCGGATCAGCCTGCTACCATTGCGTCTCGCGGGTGGTGGGGCGTCAGCGTGTGCTGGACGATGAGGCAAAGGACGAATTCGTCAGGTTGATGCGGGCCTATGAGACCTTCTGCCAGGTCCGGATCCTGTCTTACGTGGTGATGACGGACCACTTTCATGTGCTTGTGGAGGTCAAAAGCAGGCCGGTTGGAGCGGAAGCCCGGGACTTCACCGATGAATGGCTTATCAAACAACTGCGTCTGATTTACGCGAAGCCTTATGTCGAGGATCTCGCGAAACAACTGGCGGCACTCCGCAGCCAGTCCAGGAAGGGGGGCAGGCAGGCGGATGAACTCAAAGAAAAATACCTGGGTCGCATGTGGGATGTCAGTCAGTTCATGAAAGAACTCAAACAGCGGTTCAGCCTCTGGTTCAACAAGCGCAATGGCCGACGCGGCACGCTTTGGGAGGAGCGGTTTGCGAGCGTGCTTGTGGAGGACAAAGCGCAGGCCCTCTCAGTACTGTCCGCCTACTTGGATCTCAACCCCGTCCGAGCCGGACTTGTGAACGATCCCGCGGACTACACTTGGTGCAACTATGCGGAGGCCGGGTCGGGGAACCGGAAGGCCCTGTCAGCTCTCGCGAAAGTGACAGGGTTGCAAACGGTCGATGGTGGATCGCGGCTGCCCTCGGCTGCAAAAATTCTCCACGCATACGACCCGCTTCTGGTGCCGGACGAGCCAGAACCGTCATCAGGCCAGGCAAAGAAACGCACACTCAACCAGTCAAAGAAGGCAGCCAAAGCACCCGTCACCGAAGGTGGGGAAGAAAGTCCAAAACGGAGAGGCAGGCAGACTCAGCCCAAGCTCTCTCTTCAAGAGGGTCTGCGCCATCAGGTGCGGTATTTCTCACGTGGCGTAGTCGTGGGCAGTGAAGCCTTTGTGGAAGAGTATTTTCAATCCCATCGAGACCGCTTCCAGTCGGATCGGAAGTCTGGGGCTCGCCCTATGAAGGAGGCCGACTTTGGCGATCTGAAGTCCATGCGGGCACTGCGCACAGGGGTGGTCAGGGGTGATCAATGA
- a CDS encoding DUF1318 domain-containing protein has product MTTAGPRTNLPPLSPQANEAGLRCRALLPLRMGLLAAASLTSCSNFKVDVNSPEPIKVDVSMRLDVYQYKGDEPGKPDAALVSYEEAVERQRNRMAEIQRLKDNRFVAEDHRGMLHLRQKPAGDWGEYVERTVNAENEDRTLLMRKVAKDSNKPLHEVQAEQWKLRTDKAYQGEWIEVPGDKPNSFKWIQSDGPRVKKTASAPGTVPDAGTPAPTADAKPTETGGATGAE; this is encoded by the coding sequence ATGACCACCGCTGGACCACGGACAAACCTGCCGCCACTGTCACCTCAGGCGAATGAGGCGGGCCTCCGGTGCCGTGCTCTGCTGCCGCTGCGCATGGGACTGCTGGCTGCCGCAAGCCTCACGTCCTGTAGCAACTTCAAGGTGGATGTGAACTCGCCCGAGCCCATCAAGGTGGACGTGAGCATGCGGCTGGACGTGTACCAGTACAAAGGCGACGAACCCGGCAAGCCAGACGCCGCCCTGGTGAGCTATGAGGAAGCCGTGGAACGCCAGCGCAACCGCATGGCTGAAATCCAGCGGCTCAAGGACAACCGCTTTGTAGCCGAGGATCACCGGGGGATGCTGCATCTGCGCCAAAAGCCCGCCGGTGACTGGGGCGAGTACGTGGAGCGCACGGTGAATGCGGAAAACGAAGACCGCACCCTGCTCATGCGGAAGGTGGCCAAGGACTCCAACAAACCCCTGCATGAAGTGCAGGCTGAGCAGTGGAAACTCCGCACCGACAAAGCCTACCAGGGCGAGTGGATCGAGGTGCCAGGCGACAAGCCCAACTCCTTCAAGTGGATCCAGTCCGACGGTCCCCGAGTGAAGAAAACCGCCTCCGCTCCCGGGACCGTTCCCGATGCCGGCACCCCTGCGCCAACCGCCGACGCGAAACCTACGGAAACGGGTGGTGCGACGGGGGCGGAATGA